AATGTTATGTTAGAAGATTGAAGTTGGTAGAGATGTGGTCGTCTTTGTGAAGAACAGTGTTCTGCCGCCCTCTAGTGGTTAAAGAGTATATTGCAAGGCCATGAGTACAgtttttaaagtgtttattttttctctaacatttttaaggtaaaattcTTTCACTTTAAGCCAGTTTAACTATAAATAAGCCATCTCTAGGCTTTCCAGCCAAAACGGTCTTTCAAAACTGTCTGACATGTACACCTGCCTTAACCAATCGTCTTGAGTTTGAGGTGGTGATAACTCTTTGTCTaaaacagtggttcccaaactgggGCTGAGATTGTGCTGGGGGGcaccagttttatgacattaatttgtcatgaattctgtgtaattaaacctcagaaaaataaggctactaaccaacggcactacattgtataattaataagttttgtttaattaaaattaaattttttatgttatttattttttttggggggtgggGGTCAAGAAATCTACAAGTGGGGGCCAAGGTACACAAGAAGGTCTGCACGCAGAAAacatttgagaaccactggactAAACAATTGGACATGGGGGGTCAGAAGGGGgtcttttttgttgttgttaagatagtattaaagaaaaaacacttGGCAGAATTGTTTATAAAATGATCCCACAATAACATCTTACTCATATTTCTCTTTTCACAGGTCAAGCTTCCTTTCCCCGTCGATCAAATCACAAATCTTCCACGCAACGATTTCCAAATGATGGTCAAAATGCACAAGCTGACCTCAGAGCAGCTGGAGTTCATCCACGATGTGCGCAGACGCAGCAAGAACCGCATCGCTGCCCAGCGCTGTCGCAAGAGAAAACTCGATTGCATCCTCAACCTAGAGTGTGAAATTCGCAAACTGGTAAGACTCGCGGCTCCCATCACATATCTTTATTTTACAAGTCACCTACGGGCTGTTATCAGTTATCAAAGCATCAAAAGACCCCCACCTCCCAGTAAACCCTCCCACCTGTCACGTTGCCATGGCAGCACCCTTACCTGTCAATCACAAATGCAGTCCCACGCGGTTTCCCTCCGTTTCCCCTGTGTTGGAGGCGGGTCCAACTGTCTTTGATGCGTGATGTAGTTTGAGCACGAGAATCCCAACGGCTGGCGCTTTGATGCGGCTCATCCTCAATGAGCCGCAGAAGCGGCAGGATGGATGCCTTTAGTCCTCTTATCATTGGAGTTTGACATCTATATTAAAGCACTTAAATTAAGTCATACCATGAATGAATTCATGAAGATGGGTTGTGTGTTTGAATAAGTACTTCTCTATGATGTTTGATGGGTATTATTTCTGTAACCTAGATAACAAAACaaagtttatttaacttaaaggaaaacaccaccttttatcaatattttattatgttcttacctcaacttagactaaataatacatatctatctttattcaatgcgtgcccttaatctttgtacagcgcttcttgaatgtgttagcatttagcctagccccattcattccttaggatccaaacagggatgaattaagaagccaccaaacactaaAACTGGCGAtgttttaagcggataaaaatgagagctatattgtatggcagaagagcacttagtttgcagcacttcaacctcggGTGAAGTAACATTGAtaaagtttgagcgagagggggaggagTCAGGAGTGATGGTGTTACTGCACagcgaggtcgaagtgctgcaaattaagtgctcttctgccatacaatatagttcaaattttttatctgcttaaaacatcgccacgttttattttgtgccactatTCTTaattgtgtaactactcatgtcatagtctttaaatagggaaaacttggaagtgtttggtggcttttaaattcattcctgtttggatcctaaggaatgaatagggctaggctaaatgctaacacattcacaacgcgctgtacaaagattaagtgcacgcattgagaaaagataggtatgtattaatttgtctaagttgaggtaagaacaatctaaaatattgaaaaacggtggtgttttcctttaagtttaggaggagcatgtttgtgtaatccaaccaatcagttCAAAAAGGTCTctatatatgtatatgcatCCCTCTTCCACCCAACACCTTACTCTCTGCTGGTTTATCTATCCCATTTAAGGAgggagtactctgggttcggACTGTTATTTCGGGCTAGGAGCCCTTCCCTTGGACAGCACGATAAATATGCTTTATTTCAtatttgattacatgttaatggaAACTCATGAAATGTCAGGGAAAAGTTAGTTTTACACACATTTAGCACTTGAGTGTTCATTTATTCACAGTATTTGTGTAGTTTCATACAGAATTCAAACactgtgtttatgtgtgtgcactCCACAGGTATGCGAGAAGGAAAAGCTCTTGACAGAGCGCAACCAGTTGAAGGCGTGCATGGGAGAGTTATGGGAGAATTTCTCCTGCCTGTCTGAGGAGGTGTGTCGAGACGTGCAGCTGAGCCCAGAACAGGTCCATCACTACTGCCCCATCCTGCGTCCCGGCAACGCCACCTCAGTCAACCCTGGCAACCAGACCACTCCCGCCGGCAGCATCGACCTCACCATTTGCTCCACCCCTGAACCGAGCTTCCTCAAATCGAGCACCGCGACGGACGGGCAACCACGACGGAGATCCGCCAAGTGGAAGACCGGAAACGGGTCGGAAAATGCAGCCGCTGATAGGGAGGAGCGAGAGGCGGGCTCCGCCTACCTTGAGGCGGGGCTTTCCCTGGAACAGTCCAATCAGACGGTGACAGTAGACTTCTGTCAGGAAATGACAGAAAAGTGTACAACCGACGAACAGCCCAGAAAGGACTGTTAATGACGGTGGATTTCGTGTTTATTTGTTCGttttatgatgtttttttattatttaatttagtgACAAACCCTCAAAACTCGAGGGCTGTGGAGATGGCCAGCCTCTGCCAGTGTTTTTgttgaaatatatttatgtctttttattatgtcatattttttttaaacaaaggttGACACTACAGTTGTCTTAACAGCAGCAATACTGTTCTCCAGGTTCTCCCTTGTTCAGCTGTGGCAGAGTGGCTGAGACCTTCTCTCAACTTCAGTATGGTGCTACACCTTTCCATGACAGTGAAACACTGTCTGTTTCCTATTACAGTCCATTCAAATGGGATGGGCCCTGACCACATCTCAAATTCAGACCTCTATGGACCTAGCAGCAGctttttgctctctctctctttctctctatctctctctctcttcctccccTCCATTCACTGTCCCCATCCTCTACCTCTAAACCTCCACCTTTCTCTCTTTTTGTGGCACTTGTCACAGTCGATTCAAACTCAGGAAATATTCTGAATGTTCAGTATAActcatgaaaaaaaaactaatacaGAACACAGATTCTGTATACACAAAAGATACATTTTTCTACAGCAGCTAGACTGTATGTCCATATGCAAAAATGTCTTCTGCATCATACGTTTGTAGTGTCTGTGTACCGCAACACTTAATTTGTACAGACGGTGGTATCTAGAAACATTCCGACTTTGCCTTCCACAGCACTGATACGAAAGTacgacagacagacggacgaaTCAAGGATGATTCGGGCCGTCGTGTCGGCCACCTTTTGCATCAGCAATACTGTACTATTTGGATGTTTTTGAGGATAAAGTGCTTGCTTGGCAGAAAGTGTATTGTAAATACTATGGAGCATGGAGACGGTAATATTGTACAGGTAGAAATGTAGATGGGTTTTTGTTGATCTGtctctttttaattttttttttctctgggGTTTGATCAAGCACCTTTTGTCACAAAGGGAAAATCTTTGCTGTTTCCTGTCTGAAACGAATTCCCCATGACAATGGGTGCGCTTAAACTCAGGAAACTAGCATCCTTACACCCATGCATCCACACGCATGCACGgacacacacactcatacacacaACACAAACCCCCCCCGCCCTCGTGCAGTGCAGAGCCCCTTGCATGTTCTTTGGATGTAAATGGCGTGGATGGTTTCGTGTGCATAGTGACCTCACTTATTCCCCGGTGAGCTATTCTTCTTTAAATGTGAAATAAGTTTGGAAACCCTATTTCTTATCAGTATTTACAAACGCGGGGCACGGGCCAGTGCGCTTACAGACACCTCTCCGAACAGTTTCAGTGTTATTTCAAACAATCCTTTCAGTCACTGGCCACATAAAGTGATTTTCCGAGGTAAACCGCTCGGAGGGGAACACAGGAAGTGATGATGCGTTCAGTGAAAGGAAGTCACTTTTTCTCTAACCCTCTTTCGGCACTCTTTGACCATTTAGCACTTCGAACAGGGTCGATTTCTGTTTCAGTACCCTTAAAAGTCTGAAATTGGAGCACTTAACACAGACACTTAAAAGTGTCTCTCCAGGCAAAATATCCAATacatttttgtgatattttcAAGGTTTTCTTCTAAAgaactttttttggaaattCATAtgtttgttaaagggatagttcaccgataaaaaaaaacaattctgtcataatttattcaccaAACTTGTATAAgattctttgttctgctgaatactattttaaagaatgtttgtaaccacactgcaaaaaatgattttagtgaaaaaattcttagtatttttgtcttgttttcagtaaaaatatctaaacattcttaaagtaagatgctttttcttgatatgCAAAACGACCTAAGAAAATGAGTaaagtttttagaccaaaaatatcaaatttaagtgattttgtgcataaaacaagcaaaaaatctgccaatggggtaagcaaattgtttttcaatatttcttgaattttgtgtttaagaaaaaaaaatgtgcttgttttatgcacaaaatcacttaaatttgaaatttttggtttaaaactcgacttattttcttgggttgttttgctcatcaagaaaaagcatcttaattttaaaaaaatgtagatttttttactgaaaacaagacaaaaatactaagaatttttttcttgaaaatcattttttgcagtgtaacccAGCAGATCAGGGgcaccacactgcaaaaaatgactttcttacttagtatttttgtcttgttttcagtagaaatatctaaaaattcttaaattaagatgtttttttcttgatgagcaaaatgtctagtttttaggcaaaaaatatacaatttaagtgaatttgtgcttaaaacaagcaaaaatatctgccaaatgggataaaaaaaacttgaaataggatttcttttttcttaaacacttaattaaagCAACATTTTCTCAACcaattggcagatatttttgcttgttttaagcacaaattcacttaaatattttttcactataaataaataaatattcacttaagtatatttttgtttacaaaatagacttattttctatataagaaaatgtatcttgatttaagaatttttagatatttctactgaaaacaagacaaaaatgcaaaaacatttgCAGTGCAccgacttccataataggaaaaaataatactatggaagtttATGGTGCCCCACATCTGtaatttttgtcaaaatatctTTGATGTtgaggtgagtaaataatgacaggattttcattAATTGgtgaactgtctctttaagaaagATTCAATATTGCCGTATGAGAGTGTGTTTAAATCATATATTTATGGAAGACACTAAAAAGCTATCTTGAGAATATCTGTGAAAAATCTGATCTGACATTTGGATGGGACATAAACCCATTCTTTAAAGTTGTCCTATATTTCCCTTGCTTGTACATTTGTTAGACGAGTATATACTAATCGGATTGCATGCTGCCTGtatatttaatttagtttagaATTTCTTTGCCTCGAGATAAAAACCTTTGAGAAATGGTTTAAATCCAGATGGTTTTAAGAAAACGTGAAGTACCGATCTCCAATTATAAGTAATGCCACACAGTATAATTTTACCAATGTTTGAGCCCTAAAGTTATACGTGTGCTTGTGTATTTGTGACTGCTTGATGCGTTTCTCAGCCATACTTACCTTACCCCTCCCTCTATAGTATGCAAGGCACATgtgcacataaacacacacaaacacgcacacacataaacacaacatACTGGGTGAATTGTTCTCTCATAGGGATGTAAAATCTAGAGGTGTTGTGTTGGATAGTTGTGCTGTCGTTTTCATTGTGGAtctgtttttttctctctctacTTTGCTGTCTTTTACTAAAGAAATTTAAACTTCTAAATTGTAATCAGGTACAAGACTAGAACTAAAGATTTATGGGTCCAAGTGGACATTTGTGCACACATATGCAAATCATCcctacaatgttttttttaatgattatcGTATAAATAATGAATTATTGTGGAAACGTGAAAAGCATGAACTTCCACTTGACAAGCACACTGTCAAACACTTGAGAATCGATGTCCACCTTTAAGAtctgatatttaaaatatattgcgTAAAACGGCAAGCAATCTTCCTGAGATTCCTTTGAAAATCTGCATTTTGCGTTCGTAGCTATTTATGTTTCTCGGATAAGAAAgtatttgttgtgttttatcCGGGATATGGCTGATTTTCCACGCTTGCACACTTGGCCTTAAGAGTCTGAGGCTGACATTTGGATTCGGTCACATTATTATGGTGAAACTCTGACCTGTTAGCCTCTGCTACTAAAAGCTGCATCATGTTTGCCTCCACGGTGGCTTCAAGGGTTTAACCCGGTCACTCGGTTACAGAAAGCCTCACAGGTTAAATAAGCTTACGATTAGCTATCCTCTCAACAACACTCCTGCTAGTTTTGGTTGTTTTACAGAGGTTTTATTTTCGTATCGGGTTCGTGATTGCTTTGTATCTCGTCTCAGGGTGCGTGCCAACAtttgttttttgtcatttttcatttaatCTGTTTTCTTTTGGTAGCTGGTGATGAACTCAGCTTTCTGTATTTGCGTCTtgcatttttgtattgtttgtttCTTTAAGCAAATGGATGGGTAGCTATGgatttttatagtttttaagCTAAGAATAATTGATGGGGAGAAATAACCAGTTCTGCACAATTGTCTTGGATGAAAAACCCAACAAGGGCTATAGAAAATCTCCAAATAAAACCCAgctatttttgttgttgttttgtttcaatttggCTGTTAAAGCTAATCTCTTATTAAGCTCTTAATCTGCAGTTTGCAGTCAGCTAAAAGCAAAAACTAGAAGTATAAGTTATGCTGCAGTAAATGTATCGAGTACCGATACTGTAACAGAAAACACCCTTTAGATGTTTAACATTGTTTTGAAtggttttatttgtttgtttgtttgtttgtttggtttgTGCTGCTTCTCTGAAATATTAACACTGGCGTTCCAAAGGTTCCTCTTTTGACAAAAAAACTTGCCTTTTTCACAATTTGCTTAACTTTATAAAAGATTTGGTATTCCGACTGATCACAAAAAGAAGGATGAAGTCATTGAGAAACAAAGAAACGAGAGGcaaaatgtttacaaaagaaaAAGGTGTCACATTTTTATGAGAATTTGCCATGTACATAGAAATCGTGAGGCTAATTTGAATGGGTAGGTTTAGTATTGTCTTTATGTTTtgtatgtgtttttattttttaagacaaaaaagaaaaatggtCGTTTGATTACTATGCTCCTTTCCTCGAACTGTCTTTTCACCTGACGGCGATGTTCCAGTGTACAACAAATACAAAGTGCACCTCCAACTTTGCCTTAGAACTGACAGAGGCCATAGTTCACATTCAAGTGAAGTGTGTATGCAGGGGCGGTGAGCCCCCATGTTTCGGCTAGcagagctctctctctctctttctctcacttATCTACCTGTGAAATCCTTCATACCTCTCATAACTGGTCAATGACTGTATCAGCAAACTGCATCAGGTGTTTTTTCTACATGCTTTTTACACAGATTATATGGATTATTGTATTGGTAGATTTTGGTGCATCATTTTTAATGGAATAGCTCTTTGGCTCGTAGTCACACAAGttgttttttctctctttctcttattCGGACtcgttttctcattttttctaGAAgactgttttgtgttaatattgtCGATTTGAGGTAGCTGTTTCTTTGCTCATTCTGTACTAAGAGTTTTTacctttatttttcattttgaaatGCTACATGACCCTAATGAATTTTAATGACTTAAAAAAAACCATtgtacatacagtattgtgcagAACTCATTTTCATGCATTTCAATTGCTAGTGTTATATAAATGACAGATTTTGTCTAGACACCATTTCTGTTTATGAAATAAAGAAACATATCATGTATGTCGCTTCTTGTTTAAAGTCATTGTCGAGTTATTTACATGAAGGCTGTTCTTCTTTACCAAGTTCATTATTATGCATAATCCTATTGTGCGCTACCTTTTTAGTTAAATATGCCCTCGGATGTGTTATTAGACATTATGTAATTGGCAATGGGATTGGGGGAAGCTGTATATGTCAGGCAGTCTAAATTTAGCTGATATTGATGATAGATATGCTAATGAGGCCAAGGTCAACCAGTTTACTGAAGTCAATCCATAGATCAAACATAGATGTGTTGCTGCCAGAAACAAAAGCGTAGGAAAAACTCGATTTGATTGGCAATTCATAATAAATATCAACAACTAAGCATCAACAACTgctgtacaatatttcaatattggtggtttaacatttttgtgttttgtagTTTACCACCAGATGGCAGAATTGCACATCCTTGAAATCACCTACTTCACAGAAACAGCTGAgattcaaattttttaaattatgctaTTAAAAGTTTCTTTTAAAGTAGTAAATTTTGAGAAAGGATAACCAAACGTCTCAGAAAAGGCAcaatagctgtcactggggaggTACCCTTCCAAAAAGTACATCTTTGTAcccaaagggtgcatattagtacattaTACTGGCACATCAGAGGTATAcgtgtacctaaatggtacatttttAAAGGTGTCCAGTGTATGATAATGTGCCAGAGATTATAAAACCATTTAAACATCTTTTATTGTCTGTTTTATATATCAAAGAGTATATAAATGCAAAGTGTCCTTAAAGATGGATTAATTCAAGTCGTATGTACAAAAAAAGGTATCAGTAACGctttacagtaaggttgtatttgttaacattaataaacattaagAATTAGCTGACATAAacaatacagcatttattaatatcaGTTCATGGCAGCATTCATTAATACGTTTTATATGGacaataaactgacatgaaTATCTGTATTGGCATTAACTTACATTAATAAAGCTCaataaataatgaaaatctATATTAATCATTATTACTTCATTATAGCTATTGCATTTaacaatgttaacaaatacactATTGTTGAAAAGTGATACAAATGAAATTCATTAACTTCCtttaataaacacacaataaaaatgtgCTCATGCATGAAATGAATGTTTATTTGAGGTCCTGCTTATTATTTGTGTTTGTACAGAGAATCCTGAAAGCATCATTAAGAggtattaaaatgttttaaatgactTTATAGAGAATATAATGGATATACTGTAAGAAGTTGCAATTGTTAATGTAAAACCATAGTATTTgttcagttattatacatttagTCAATAAGAACTTAAAATGAAAAGTCAGAGGAATACACAGCAATGGCCATCTTATTATAGAAGATCTTcttattttcactttttcatGATCGAAGAGAGTTCCAGAATCATGCTctgaaaaatacaaatttatgtttactgtacactctcagaaaaaaatttacaaaagctgtcactgggactgtaccctttaaaaagatcctaatatgTACATACCGGTAATAATATATTTGGTACAAGTATGTACCTGTGAGGTAGTAATATGGACTCATTTAGTACAAAtacccagtgacagcttttatgCCTTTTATGAGAGTGTATGCATCATTATTATACATCTTCAAAATCAAGTGTCTATGTGACACTAGACAAGCATTTTATCTATTTGGCCTGTTTAACAAAATATGCGATTattcgcatacaaaataaaagtgatttttggcataatatatgagtgtgtgctgtgtgtaattataatgtatatttaaccacacacacataaatatattcatttcagaaatgttttaattttataattttatttatttatatatcatatagaatatataaaatataaataaataaataaatatatatacacatgtaaatttttcttaaatacatacatgaatgtgtgtatatttatatatacataatagttACACACACtcgtatattatgcaaaaaaaatcttttttttgtatgcgattaatcgtgattaatctttgcccagcactaaaaaTTATATATGAACATTGTAATTCTCCTCTATACAGCATGATTATTACATTTGAAATGTACAAATGTGACCCTCCCTGGACGACAAAAGCAGTCATAAAGGTATTTTTTCTTATCATCTTAAAGAATagataagctttccattgatttgtggcttgttaggataggacaatatttggccgagaaaAACTTGAATCTGGGGGTgccaaaaaatctaaatattgagaaaatcgccatTAAAAGTGGTTCaaaagtccttagcaactgcaaccactcaaaaataaagtttggatatatttatggtaagaaatgtattaaatatcttcatggagcATGATTGttacataatatcctaatgatttttaataaaagaaaaatcgcTAATTTTGACCCATTCATGTATTGTTGGCCcttacaaatatacctgtgtgactggttttgtgctCACAAATGTTTCAAACTTTTGCTATATTGTTTGGATCTAAAGCCATGTTAAATGGGTTATGTGTTACTTTACTCACCATTGACATTCTTCGTCCACTGGCTGGTGGTGGAGTCACAGCGGGACTCTCCCCTTGTGCCAGACGCTTGCTTTCGGCATCCGATCCACTCTTTGAAGTTGGACTATCTGGGGAACCCTCTGAAAGTTCCCGGGACATGAAGCTGGCTTTCCTCGCAGTGGAGTAGTTTCCACTTTCCAGAGAATCGCTTTCCTCGCTCAAGTCTTTACACTGGCTGACCCGACTTTGTTTCCGCAGGGCGTTCCTTAAGGCGGCTGGTATCTCTATATGACTGGCTCTGAGTGATGCTCTGGGCTGCTGACAGAGATTTTTTGGCTGCCCGGAGAACTTGGGTCCAGACTCCTCACTGCTGCAGGACTGTGTATGGTAAGTGGGCCGGTGGTCTGTGGCTCCTAGCTGATGGAGGGCCTGAAATTCAGGTTGGCTTGGAAGTCGGCTCTGTCTGGGGTGCTTGTCAGTTTCAGTAGGGTCGTGGTATGGTACCTCCTGGTTAGATGGAGGAACATTCATTGGCATATAGTGAGGTAAAGGTTCATCTGGCACCATTGATAAAGAAGTAGGAATTGTAAAATGCATGAGTTTTTGTGGTGAGCAGTTAGTAAGGACACAGACCTGTTGTACCATGGAGTTTTTCTTTGATCTGCAAATGCTGTCATTGTCTCCGTTGTACTTGGAGCCATACAAGATTTGCTTGATCTTTTTGACACCGAGATGAAAAA
The nucleotide sequence above comes from Paramisgurnus dabryanus chromosome 12, PD_genome_1.1, whole genome shotgun sequence. Encoded proteins:
- the gja10b gene encoding gap junction alpha-10 protein isoform X2 is translated as MGDWNLLGSILEEVHIHSTIVGKIWLTILFIFRMLVLGVAAEDVWDDEQSEFVCNTEQPGCKNVCYDQAFPISLIRYWVLQIIFVSSPSLVYMGHALYRLRALEKERRKKKAQLKMELEETGAVLEEHKRIEKELRKLEEQKKLRKAPLRGSLLRTYVLHILTRSVVEVGFIVGQYMLYGIGLSPLYKCERDPCPNSVDCFVSRPTEKNIFMIFMLVIAGVSLFLNLLEIFHLGVKKIKQILYGSKYNGDNDSICRSKKNSMVQQVCVLTNCSPQKLMHFTIPTSLSMVPDEPLPHYMPMNVPPSNQEHPRQSRLPSQPEFQALHQLGATDHRPTYHTQSCSSEESGPKFSGQPKNLCQQPRASLRASHIEIPAALRNALRKQSRVSQCKDLSEESDSLESGNYSTARKASFMSRELSEGSPDSPTSKSGSDAESKRLAQGESPAVTPPPASGRRMSMSMILELSSIMKK
- the gja10b gene encoding gap junction alpha-10 protein isoform X1; translated protein: MGDWNLLGSILEEVHIHSTIVGKIWLTILFIFRMLVLGVAAEDVWDDEQSEFVCNTEQPGCKNVCYDQAFPISLIRYWVLQIIFVSSPSLVYMGHALYRLRALEKERRKKKAQLKMELEETGAVLEEHKRIEKELRKLEEQKKLRKAPLRGSLLRTYVLHILTRSVVEVGFIVGQYMLYGIGLSPLYKCERDPCPNSVDCFVSRPTEKNIFMIFMLVIAGVSLFLNLLEIFHLGVKKIKQILYGSKYNGDNDSICRSKKNSMVQQVCVLTNCSPQKLMHFTIPTSLSMVPDEPLPHYMPMNVPPSNQEVPYHDPTETDKHPRQSRLPSQPEFQALHQLGATDHRPTYHTQSCSSEESGPKFSGQPKNLCQQPRASLRASHIEIPAALRNALRKQSRVSQCKDLSEESDSLESGNYSTARKASFMSRELSEGSPDSPTSKSGSDAESKRLAQGESPAVTPPPASGRRMSMSMILELSSIMKK